A stretch of DNA from Rhodothermales bacterium:
GGATTGGCCCAAGCCCTGCTGGGCGATCCGGAACTGCTCATCCTGGATGAACCGACGGACGGAATAGACCCGGTCGGTCGCCGCAATATTCGGGACCTCCTGCTCCGGCTGAACCGTGAGGGGATGACCATCCTCCTGAATTCCCACATGCTGTCCGAAGTCGAGCACCTGTGCCGGCGCGTCGTGGTCCTGCGCCACGGCGCGTGTCTGTGGGCCGGTCCGACCTCTGACCTGCTCAAAGCCAGCTCGTCCGTTATTCTCCGCATAAAACGCGGAGAATACGATGAAAATGTGGTACTGGACGGCGCGACGGACGAGGAATTGAACGCCCGGATAGACGCGCTTCGGAGCGAAGGCGTTCTCATCCTGTCCGTGGAACGCGCAAAGAACACACTCGAGTCCGGGTTCATCCGGTTGATGGAGGCGGAATAATGCTGACCTTCAGCGGATCCTTGTTGCTGACCTTCCGCGAGCTGTGGGCCCTCCGCCTTACCCAGGGCATGTTTGCCGTGGCCACGCTCGCCTGGCTCGTGCTTTCCCTCGCCCTGAAACTGGATGTAGTGGAAGGATCGCTTGCCGCCCTGCGGATTTTCGGGATGGATGCCCAGCCCGGTGGCGCGCTGCCCGTCGGCGAGTTCGTCCTCGCAGTGAATCAAATGGTGTTCGGCGCCGCGTATTTCCTGGGCACGCTGTTGGGTCTGTTTGCGACCATGCCCCTGATAGGCGGTCTGCTCGAGTCTGGACGCATAGATCTCCTGCTGTCCAAACCGGTGTCCCGATCCCGGATTCTGGGCGGACACCTGGCCGGACTCGTACTGGTCGTGTCGGCTCTCTCAACGTACCTCATAGGAGGCGTCTGGTTGACGCTCTCCCTGAAGACCGGCATATGGGAGACCGCCTTTCTCGCGGCCATCCCCTTGATGGTCGCCATGTTCGTGGTCATGTACGGGGTCTTGCTGTTTTTCACCGTGCTGACCCGGAATGCCGGTCTGGGACTCATCGTATCCTACGGCCTGATCTTCGTGTCTGTCATCCTGGCCGCCCACGAACAGATCCGTCCACAACTGGACGGCGTGGGCCTGGCGGTATTCTCTACGCTGTACCACGTCCTGCCCAACTTCGCCGAGATCGCCCGGACCGTCTCGCAACTCGCCTCTCCGGAGGGCGTATCGGACGTCTATCCCTTCATTTCTTCCCTCCTGTTCGGAGGCATCGTATATGCGTTCAGTTTCCGTCTTTTCGCCCGCAAGGATTTTTAACGCGACCCTGCTGGCAGCCGTCCTCGTGCTCGGCGGCTGCGACAGCGAGGCACTCGTTCTGTCCAGTTCGGACCAGGACGACCGGGCCCTGGCGGCGCTGGGAACGGACCATGCAGCCATGTTCCGCGTGGATGTCCGCGGTCTCATGGCCGAATCGGATGCCGTGTTGGCCATGCTTCCTGCCGAGGCCGGTGCCATGTGGCAGGTACGCATGCAGGAAATTGCTGCTGCAACCGGGATGGATCCGCAGCAGGACATGGACGTGGTGTGGTTGGCCGTCGGGGATGACTACGGATCGGCCGTTGCATTCGCCGAGCATGATCCGACCTTCCTGACCACGGCCCTGCCCCACCGCACGACGATGGTCGGGCACGACGTGTATCATCCGGAAGATGCGAGCGGCATGCAGGTTGCGTCCTGGCAGGGAGATGTCCTCCTTGCCACATCCACGGAGCCGGCCATGCGACGGGCGCTGGAGGCCTTCCAATCCAATGCTCCCGCCCCGTCCCTGCCGACCGAGGCTGCCCGGGTGCGCTCGGCCGATGCGTGGGTCCACGTCCGGGACATGCCGGCCCTGCTGGCCAGCATGCCCGATGCCGGTGGAGACCTTACCGGTCAACTGCGGCTGCTGTTGGGACAAGTCCAATCCGGTGCGGCCGGTCTGGTCGTGAACAACGGTTCGTTTTCGTTCCAGCTGGTGGGCCGCCCCGTTGCGTCCACGACGCCGGATGACCTGGCCAGCGTTCTGAAGGGCGTGGTGGCCATTGCCAAAATGCAACCGGACCTCCCCGCCGAGTTCCTGTCCATCGTGGAGGGCATTGATATTGCCGCCCGGGATGGTTTCGTAACCGTTGAACTCACCCTTTCGGCCGAAGCAGCAGCCGCACTTCTCGCTTCCATGCAGGAATGATCCACCGCGACCTTGCATCCGTCCGCTTCACCCTGGACGAATGCCCCCGCATTCCGCTGCCGAAGCGGGTACTCATGACCTCCCCCGCCCACTTCGACGTGGTGTACGTCATCAACCCCCACATGCAGGGCAACGTGGGGGACGTGGACCCCATCCGGGCGCGGGAGCAGTGGGTGTCCGTACGCGATGCGTTCACGGCCTGCGGGCTGGAGATGCACGAAATACCCGGTCAGTCCGGCCTGCCCGACATGGTGTTCTGCGCCAACCAGACGTTGCCGGCCATCCGCCCGGGGGGCGGGGCTCGCGAGCTCATCCTGAGCCGGATGTATGCCGAACAGCGGCGCGGCGAGGTCACGCACTACGACCGGTTCTTCCGGGAGCAGGGCTATGA
This window harbors:
- a CDS encoding ABC transporter permease subunit, with the protein product MLTFSGSLLLTFRELWALRLTQGMFAVATLAWLVLSLALKLDVVEGSLAALRIFGMDAQPGGALPVGEFVLAVNQMVFGAAYFLGTLLGLFATMPLIGGLLESGRIDLLLSKPVSRSRILGGHLAGLVLVVSALSTYLIGGVWLTLSLKTGIWETAFLAAIPLMVAMFVVMYGVLLFFTVLTRNAGLGLIVSYGLIFVSVILAAHEQIRPQLDGVGLAVFSTLYHVLPNFAEIARTVSQLASPEGVSDVYPFISSLLFGGIVYAFSFRLFARKDF